A window of the Lysinibacillus irui genome harbors these coding sequences:
- the leuS gene encoding leucine--tRNA ligase: MSFNHQQIEKKWQQYWADNKTFKTENETAKPKFYALDMFPYPSGAGLHVGHPEGYTATDILSRFKRMQGYNVLHPMGWDAFGLPAEQYALDTGNDPAEFTAKNIATFKRQIQELGFSYDWDREINTTDPNYYKWTQWIFIQLYKKGLAYVDEVAVNWCPALGTVLANEEVIDGKSERGGHPVERRPMKQWMLKITAYADRLIDDLEEVDWPESIKDMQRNWIGRSEGAEVTFDIDGTDQNFTVFTTRPDTLFGATYCVLAPEHKLVEQITTAEQRQAVEDYLEKVKMKSDLERTDLAKEKTGVFTGAYAVNPINGKKVPIWIADYVLVSYGTGAIMAVPAHDERDYEFATAFGLDIVPVLEGGDISKEAFTGDGPHINSDFLNGLNKVDGIAKAIEWLEQKGVGEKKISYRLRDWLFSRQRYWGEPIPMIHWEDGTITPVPEEELPLMLPKTDNIRPSGTGESPLANIAEWVNVVDPETGKKGRRETNTMPQWAGSSWYFLRYIDPTNTEAIADPELLKRWLPVDIYIGGAEHAVLHLLYARFWHKVLYDLGVVHTKEPFQKLFNQGMILGEGNEKMSKSKGNVVNPDEIIDSHGADTLRLYEMFMGPLEASVAWSTNGLDGARRFLDRIWRLFVNEEDGTISAKIQVSNDQTLEKAYHQTVKKVTEDYEGIRFNTAISQMMVFINDCYKVDVIPTAYAEGFVKMLAPIAPHIAEELWQLLGHEGTISFAQWPTYDEAKLVDDEVEIAVQVAGKVRAKIVVAKDASKEDIEKVALADEKVQEYMAGKSLVKVIVIPGKLVNIVVK; this comes from the coding sequence ATGAGTTTTAATCATCAACAAATTGAAAAAAAGTGGCAGCAATATTGGGCTGATAATAAAACATTTAAAACTGAAAATGAAACAGCGAAGCCTAAATTTTATGCCCTAGATATGTTCCCATATCCATCTGGTGCTGGACTTCATGTAGGCCATCCAGAAGGATATACAGCTACAGATATCCTATCACGCTTTAAACGTATGCAAGGCTACAATGTATTACACCCAATGGGCTGGGATGCATTTGGTTTACCAGCTGAGCAATATGCACTTGATACTGGTAATGATCCAGCTGAGTTTACCGCAAAAAATATTGCGACATTCAAGCGTCAAATCCAAGAGCTAGGCTTTAGCTATGATTGGGATCGCGAAATTAACACAACGGACCCTAACTATTATAAATGGACACAATGGATTTTTATCCAACTTTATAAAAAAGGTTTAGCTTATGTCGATGAAGTGGCTGTGAACTGGTGTCCAGCACTTGGTACTGTATTGGCGAATGAAGAGGTAATTGATGGGAAATCAGAACGTGGAGGGCATCCAGTAGAACGTCGACCAATGAAACAATGGATGCTAAAAATTACGGCATATGCAGACCGTTTAATTGATGACTTAGAGGAAGTAGATTGGCCAGAGTCTATTAAAGATATGCAACGTAACTGGATTGGTCGTTCAGAAGGGGCAGAAGTAACATTTGATATTGATGGTACAGATCAAAACTTCACGGTATTTACAACACGTCCTGATACATTATTTGGTGCTACATACTGTGTGCTTGCACCTGAACATAAATTAGTAGAACAGATTACTACTGCTGAACAACGCCAAGCTGTCGAGGATTATTTAGAAAAGGTCAAAATGAAATCTGACCTTGAGCGTACAGATTTAGCGAAAGAGAAAACAGGTGTATTTACAGGAGCCTATGCAGTGAATCCGATTAACGGTAAAAAAGTTCCGATTTGGATTGCTGATTATGTACTAGTGTCTTACGGTACAGGTGCTATTATGGCGGTTCCAGCCCATGATGAACGAGACTATGAATTTGCAACAGCGTTCGGCTTAGACATTGTTCCTGTCCTTGAAGGCGGAGACATCAGCAAAGAAGCATTTACTGGTGATGGTCCACATATTAACTCGGACTTCCTAAATGGTTTAAACAAAGTAGATGGCATCGCGAAAGCAATCGAATGGTTAGAGCAAAAAGGCGTAGGGGAGAAGAAAATCTCTTATCGTCTACGTGACTGGTTATTCTCTCGTCAACGTTACTGGGGTGAACCGATTCCAATGATTCATTGGGAAGATGGCACGATCACACCTGTTCCAGAAGAGGAACTACCATTAATGCTTCCGAAAACAGATAATATCCGTCCATCGGGTACTGGTGAATCACCATTGGCAAATATTGCAGAATGGGTGAATGTTGTAGATCCAGAGACAGGCAAAAAAGGCCGTCGTGAAACAAATACAATGCCACAGTGGGCAGGCTCTAGCTGGTACTTCTTACGCTATATCGATCCTACAAATACAGAAGCGATTGCTGATCCAGAATTACTAAAACGCTGGTTACCAGTTGATATTTATATTGGTGGGGCTGAGCATGCTGTACTACATTTACTATACGCTCGCTTCTGGCATAAAGTGTTATATGATTTAGGTGTTGTTCATACGAAAGAGCCGTTCCAAAAATTATTTAACCAAGGTATGATTCTTGGTGAAGGTAATGAAAAAATGTCTAAATCTAAAGGGAATGTTGTAAACCCAGATGAAATCATCGATTCGCATGGGGCAGATACATTACGTTTATATGAAATGTTTATGGGACCACTTGAGGCTTCTGTTGCATGGTCTACAAATGGCTTAGACGGCGCACGACGCTTCTTAGACCGTATCTGGCGTCTATTTGTCAATGAAGAGGATGGAACAATCTCTGCTAAAATTCAAGTATCTAACGATCAAACACTTGAAAAAGCTTATCACCAAACAGTGAAAAAAGTGACAGAGGATTATGAAGGCATCCGCTTTAATACAGCTATTTCACAAATGATGGTATTTATCAACGATTGCTATAAAGTTGATGTGATCCCAACAGCCTATGCGGAAGGTTTTGTTAAAATGCTAGCACCAATCGCTCCACATATTGCTGAAGAATTATGGCAGCTATTAGGTCATGAAGGAACAATTTCTTTTGCGCAATGGCCAACGTATGATGAAGCTAAGCTTGTGGATGATGAAGTAGAAATTGCTGTACAAGTTGCAGGTAAAGTACGTGCTAAAATCGTCGTAGCAAAAGATGCTTCAAAAGAGGACATCGAAAAAGTGGCATTGGCTGATGAAAAAGTACAAGAATATATGGCAGGAAAGAGCTTAGTAAAAGTCATCGTTATTCCAGGCAAACTTGTCAATATTGTCGTTAAATAA
- a CDS encoding MDR family MFS transporter yields MPKRVWFLIIGMLVNTTGNSFLWPLNAIYMHDYLGKTLAMAGFVLMLNSAAGVLGNLLGGYLFDRIGGYKAIMFGILLTIASLIGLTIWHGWPHYVWFLTILGFSGGIVFPSMFALAGAAWPEGGRKAFNAIYLAQNVGVAVGPALAGIVADYQFDYVFKVNLGMYILFFFIALFTFKRLEVGSIAPKSVVSESKRIVNKAPFYALLIISASSVLCWLAYSQWSATISSYTQDLGLGLKQYSLLWTINGLLIVLGQPLIAPLVKRWEHHLKRQLVFGVTLIAISFGIIAFASDFKMFGAAMLVLTFGEMFYTPALPTIANQLAPKGRQGFYQGIINSAATGGRMIGPLFGGIMVDQFGMIPLVLTLVVIVLLAIIPCLTYDYPLKKNNIVVD; encoded by the coding sequence ATGCCAAAACGTGTTTGGTTTTTAATAATTGGAATGCTTGTTAACACAACAGGCAACTCTTTTTTATGGCCTTTAAATGCCATTTATATGCATGATTATTTAGGAAAAACGCTTGCGATGGCTGGCTTTGTCTTAATGCTCAATTCTGCTGCTGGGGTACTTGGTAACCTACTAGGAGGTTACTTATTTGATAGAATTGGTGGCTATAAGGCTATAATGTTTGGCATTCTGTTAACGATTGCTTCACTAATTGGTTTAACGATTTGGCACGGTTGGCCACATTATGTGTGGTTTTTAACAATACTCGGCTTTAGTGGGGGCATCGTTTTTCCAAGTATGTTTGCATTAGCTGGTGCTGCATGGCCAGAGGGCGGACGAAAAGCCTTTAATGCCATCTATTTGGCACAGAATGTTGGAGTTGCTGTAGGACCTGCACTTGCAGGTATAGTGGCAGATTATCAATTTGACTATGTTTTTAAAGTAAATTTAGGGATGTATATTTTATTCTTTTTCATTGCGCTATTTACATTTAAGCGTTTAGAGGTAGGGAGTATTGCACCGAAGAGTGTCGTTAGTGAAAGTAAACGAATTGTTAACAAGGCACCATTCTATGCTTTGTTAATTATTAGTGCGTCCTCCGTTTTATGTTGGCTAGCATATTCTCAATGGAGTGCAACGATTTCGTCTTATACCCAAGATTTAGGCTTGGGGTTAAAACAATACAGCTTACTTTGGACAATAAATGGTCTACTTATTGTTTTGGGGCAACCTCTTATTGCGCCTCTTGTAAAACGGTGGGAGCATCATTTAAAACGTCAGTTAGTGTTTGGTGTAACGCTTATTGCCATTTCTTTTGGAATTATTGCCTTTGCAAGTGATTTTAAAATGTTCGGTGCAGCGATGCTTGTTTTAACATTTGGCGAAATGTTTTATACCCCCGCATTGCCAACCATTGCGAATCAACTTGCACCAAAAGGACGACAAGGGTTTTATCAGGGCATAATTAATAGTGCTGCGACTGGGGGACGGATGATTGGGCCATTATTCGGCGGGATAATGGTGGATCAGTTTGGGATGATCCCTCTAGTGTTAACCTTAGTGGTCATTGTGCTGTTGGCTATTATCCCATGTTTAACTTACGATTATCCTTTAAAAAAGAACAATATAGTTGTAGATTAA
- a CDS encoding alpha/beta hydrolase gives MWKWEADGQAKAVIAILHGAYENHRWYAWLIEKLRMEGFHIVMGDLPNHGINARFARVHDEDFKLYNKYTRNLIENAFSYNLPTFLIGHGLGATLILHTMQKKQYECAGIILTSPWLQLKLLPGKLSNALTSLSALTANVKMTHDINLEKLTRSVEGREEMKDDIPFMSVVSVKWYRELQQMMKNLVLLPKGEFPNMPMLIMTAEKDKITETRQTRNWLHQQEFTEFQFKEWENCYHNLFHEVEREEIFMYIRDFINNALRRIGYIIK, from the coding sequence ATGTGGAAATGGGAAGCTGATGGACAAGCAAAGGCTGTGATTGCTATTCTTCATGGTGCTTATGAAAATCACCGTTGGTATGCATGGCTTATAGAGAAATTAAGAATGGAAGGCTTCCACATAGTCATGGGGGATTTACCTAATCATGGTATTAATGCAAGGTTTGCTCGTGTCCATGATGAGGACTTCAAATTGTACAATAAGTATACAAGAAATCTAATTGAAAATGCTTTTTCATATAATTTACCAACCTTTTTAATAGGTCATGGTCTTGGAGCAACATTAATTCTCCATACAATGCAAAAGAAGCAATATGAATGTGCTGGCATTATTTTGACATCACCTTGGTTGCAATTAAAGCTATTACCAGGTAAATTATCGAATGCTTTAACGAGTTTAAGTGCTTTAACAGCTAATGTTAAAATGACACACGATATTAATTTAGAAAAATTAACGCGAAGTGTTGAAGGTAGAGAAGAGATGAAAGATGATATACCATTCATGTCTGTCGTGTCAGTGAAATGGTATCGGGAGCTGCAGCAAATGATGAAAAATTTAGTGCTGCTACCTAAAGGTGAATTCCCGAATATGCCGATGCTCATCATGACTGCTGAGAAAGATAAGATTACTGAAACTCGACAAACTCGTAATTGGCTTCATCAACAAGAATTCACAGAGTTTCAGTTCAAAGAATGGGAAAATTGTTATCATAATTTATTTCATGAAGTAGAGCGTGAAGAGATTTTTATGTATATTCGAGATTTTATTAATAATGCGCTAAGAAGAATTGGTTATATAATTAAATAG
- a CDS encoding tRNA (mnm(5)s(2)U34)-methyltransferase produces the protein MKLQRVLQYAQWLLKDSIAVGDTVVDATAGNGHDTLFLAQLVGDKGQVYAFDVQKEAVDATLHRLLDHGLEHRALVLNKGHEEVSNFVHKPVAAAIFNLGYLPGSNHDIITQPTTTIQAIEDLLKLLKIGGLIVLVIYHGHPGGKEERDSVIDYVSKLPQKYVHVLKYEFLNQQNDPPFVIALEKIKEYPI, from the coding sequence ATGAAATTACAACGTGTTTTACAGTATGCCCAGTGGCTATTAAAGGATAGTATAGCAGTGGGAGATACGGTGGTTGATGCGACGGCAGGAAATGGCCATGATACCCTCTTTTTAGCACAGCTAGTCGGAGATAAAGGACAAGTATATGCCTTTGATGTTCAAAAGGAGGCAGTGGATGCTACACTCCATCGTCTATTAGATCACGGTTTAGAGCACCGCGCTCTTGTATTAAACAAAGGACATGAGGAAGTATCAAACTTTGTACACAAGCCAGTAGCGGCAGCCATCTTTAATCTTGGCTATTTACCTGGTAGCAACCATGATATTATTACCCAACCAACTACTACAATACAGGCTATCGAGGATTTGCTAAAGCTTTTGAAAATTGGAGGGTTAATTGTCCTAGTCATTTATCATGGTCATCCTGGTGGAAAGGAAGAGCGAGATAGTGTTATTGACTATGTCAGTAAGCTTCCACAAAAATATGTACATGTCTTAAAATATGAATTCCTCAATCAGCAGAATGATCCACCATTTGTTATTGCGTTAGAGAAAATAAAAGAATATCCTATTTAA
- a CDS encoding TIGR01212 family radical SAM protein (This family includes YhcC from E. coli K-12, an uncharacterized radical SAM protein.), whose amino-acid sequence MTEMNFPFPSEGKRYYTWNRYLRDQFGHKVFKVALDAGFDCPNRDGTVAFGGCTFCSAAGSGDFAGNKVDPIDVQFAEIRDKMHQKWKDGKYMAYFQAYTNTHAPLPVLKEKFEAALAQEGVVGLSIATRPDCLPDDVVEYLAELNERTYLWIELGLQTVHEKTANLINRAHDYATYVEGVEKLRKHGIRVCSHIINGLPLEDYDMMMETAREVAKLDVQGIKIHLLHLLKGTPMVKQYEKGMLEFLDQDVYTKLVADQLEILPPDMVIHRITGDGPIDLMIGPMWSVNKWEVLNGIDAELERRGSWQGKFYKAEVTK is encoded by the coding sequence ATGACAGAAATGAATTTTCCTTTTCCTTCTGAGGGGAAAAGATACTATACATGGAATCGCTATTTACGTGATCAATTTGGTCATAAAGTGTTTAAAGTAGCGTTAGACGCAGGCTTTGATTGCCCCAATCGTGACGGCACAGTAGCCTTTGGTGGCTGTACATTTTGCAGTGCTGCTGGCTCTGGCGATTTTGCAGGCAATAAGGTCGATCCAATCGATGTCCAATTTGCCGAAATTCGAGATAAAATGCATCAAAAATGGAAAGACGGCAAATACATGGCCTACTTCCAAGCCTATACTAATACACATGCCCCATTGCCAGTTTTAAAGGAAAAGTTTGAAGCTGCTTTAGCGCAAGAAGGTGTAGTTGGTTTGTCCATTGCTACACGTCCGGACTGTTTACCAGATGATGTCGTAGAATACTTAGCTGAATTAAATGAGCGTACGTATTTATGGATTGAGCTTGGCCTTCAAACTGTTCATGAAAAAACTGCCAATCTTATTAACCGCGCCCATGATTATGCAACCTATGTAGAAGGTGTTGAAAAATTGCGCAAACATGGGATACGTGTTTGCTCACATATTATTAACGGCCTGCCTTTAGAGGACTATGACATGATGATGGAAACCGCACGAGAAGTGGCAAAGCTAGATGTCCAAGGTATTAAAATCCACTTACTTCACCTATTAAAAGGAACACCTATGGTAAAGCAATACGAAAAAGGGATGCTAGAATTTTTAGATCAGGATGTTTACACAAAGCTAGTAGCTGATCAATTAGAAATTTTACCACCTGACATGGTTATTCATCGCATTACAGGCGATGGACCGATTGATTTAATGATTGGGCCAATGTGGAGTGTCAATAAATGGGAAGTGTTGAATGGTATTGATGCCGAGCTTGAACGTCGTGGCAGTTGGCAAGGGAAGTTTTATAAGGCTGAGGTTACAAAATGA
- a CDS encoding ArsR/SmtB family transcription factor, producing the protein MEEGLQQFKADFFKALAHPLRIRILELLVDGQKSVNEIQDCLEKEGSAVSQQLSVLRAKNIVYGVKEGKKVYYSLSDPMIGELLGVAKDIFNNHLVNTISRLEEMTSNEGDEDNK; encoded by the coding sequence ATGGAAGAGGGCTTACAACAGTTTAAGGCGGATTTTTTTAAAGCATTAGCACATCCGTTACGTATTAGAATACTTGAACTCCTTGTAGATGGTCAGAAAAGTGTCAACGAGATTCAAGATTGTTTAGAAAAAGAGGGCTCGGCAGTTTCACAGCAATTAAGTGTTTTACGTGCTAAAAATATTGTTTATGGGGTGAAAGAAGGTAAAAAAGTTTACTATTCTTTAAGTGATCCAATGATTGGTGAATTACTCGGAGTGGCAAAGGATATTTTTAATAACCATTTAGTTAATACCATTTCAAGATTAGAAGAAATGACGAGCAATGAAGGTGACGAAGACAATAAGTAA
- a CDS encoding alanine/glycine:cation symporter family protein, whose protein sequence is MDVIVEKLNGILWGPWFIYGILLIGLFFSIITRFLQVRHIKDMFVLMFKGEKSDKGISSFQAMSIALSGRVGTGNIAGTATAIGMGGPGAVFWMWAIAFIGAATAYVESTLAQIYKEEKDTEYRGGPAFYIEKGMGQKWFAVIFAVAALIAMLILMPGVQSNAIAGAVENAFGLDTWITGLIIVVLLGAIIIGGVKSIANAAQIIVPFMALAYIIMAIIIIVMNISEVPSVFALIFSSAFGAQEIFGGIIGSAIAWGVKRGIYSNEAGQGTGAHPAAAAEVSHPAKQGIVQAASVYIDTLLICSATAFMILFTGMYNVQDEKAAEGTDPFIHIGEFNNGGLAGDEQMTFAKSIEAGAAYTQYAVDSSLPGFGAPFVAIALFFFAFTTIMAYYYIAETNVAYLFRGNTEKVFIWIAKIAILIAAFYGTVRTSGLAWAMGDVGLGLMVWINVLAILIIMKPAIVALKDYEKQKKEGKDPVFDPRKLGIKGADFWIDYNEKRKNK, encoded by the coding sequence ATGGATGTAATTGTGGAGAAGTTAAATGGGATATTATGGGGACCATGGTTTATTTATGGTATCTTATTGATTGGGTTGTTTTTCTCAATCATTACAAGGTTCCTACAAGTAAGGCATATTAAAGATATGTTTGTTTTAATGTTTAAAGGGGAAAAATCGGATAAAGGAATTTCGTCTTTCCAAGCCATGTCGATAGCACTATCAGGACGTGTAGGTACAGGTAATATTGCCGGTACTGCGACAGCGATTGGAATGGGAGGACCCGGTGCTGTCTTTTGGATGTGGGCAATTGCTTTCATTGGTGCGGCAACCGCGTATGTAGAGTCAACATTAGCTCAAATCTATAAAGAAGAGAAAGATACTGAATATCGTGGTGGACCGGCCTTTTACATAGAAAAAGGAATGGGCCAAAAATGGTTTGCAGTTATTTTTGCAGTGGCTGCTTTGATTGCGATGTTAATCTTAATGCCTGGTGTACAGTCAAATGCTATTGCAGGTGCTGTTGAAAACGCTTTCGGTTTGGATACTTGGATCACAGGTCTTATTATTGTCGTTTTATTAGGCGCAATTATTATCGGGGGCGTTAAATCCATTGCAAATGCAGCTCAAATCATTGTACCGTTTATGGCATTAGCATACATCATTATGGCTATTATCATTATTGTTATGAATATCTCTGAAGTACCTTCAGTATTTGCATTAATTTTCTCAAGTGCCTTTGGTGCTCAAGAGATTTTTGGAGGTATTATTGGTTCTGCCATTGCTTGGGGTGTTAAACGTGGAATTTACTCCAATGAAGCTGGCCAAGGAACAGGGGCTCACCCTGCAGCAGCAGCCGAAGTATCGCATCCAGCTAAGCAAGGGATTGTTCAAGCAGCTTCTGTGTACATTGATACTTTATTAATTTGTTCTGCTACGGCATTTATGATTTTATTTACAGGGATGTACAATGTACAAGATGAAAAGGCAGCGGAAGGAACAGATCCATTTATCCATATTGGGGAATTTAATAATGGTGGATTAGCTGGCGATGAACAAATGACATTTGCAAAAAGTATTGAAGCGGGTGCTGCGTATACACAATATGCGGTTGATTCATCATTACCAGGCTTTGGTGCTCCATTTGTAGCTATTGCGTTATTCTTCTTTGCCTTTACAACAATTATGGCTTACTACTACATTGCTGAAACAAATGTCGCTTATTTATTTAGAGGTAACACAGAAAAGGTATTTATTTGGATAGCAAAAATTGCTATTTTAATTGCAGCATTCTATGGTACAGTTCGTACTTCTGGTCTAGCATGGGCAATGGGAGATGTGGGCCTTGGTCTCATGGTTTGGATTAACGTACTTGCCATTTTAATTATTATGAAGCCAGCAATTGTTGCATTAAAAGATTATGAGAAACAGAAAAAAGAAGGAAAAGACCCTGTCTTTGATCCTCGTAAACTAGGAATTAAAGGTGCAGATTTCTGGATTGACTATAATGAAAAACGAAAAAATAAATAG
- a CDS encoding gamma carbonic anhydrase, which translates to MIYPFKDKTPKIDPSVFIADYATVTGDVTIGAETTIWFNTVIRGDVSPTIIGKRVSIQDLCCLHQSPKYPLIIEDEVTVGHQVTLHSCTIRKNALIGMGSIILDGAEIGEGAFIGAGSLVPPGKVIPPNSLALGRPAKVVRELNAEDKEDMERIVREYVEKGQYYKSLQK; encoded by the coding sequence ATGATTTATCCATTCAAAGATAAAACGCCAAAGATCGATCCGTCTGTTTTCATTGCTGATTATGCAACCGTTACGGGCGATGTAACAATTGGTGCTGAAACAACAATTTGGTTTAATACAGTCATTCGTGGGGATGTCTCACCAACAATTATTGGTAAACGTGTTAGCATCCAAGATCTTTGTTGCTTACATCAAAGCCCAAAATATCCACTTATTATTGAAGATGAGGTTACAGTCGGACACCAAGTCACTTTACATAGTTGTACAATTCGCAAAAATGCTTTAATTGGTATGGGCTCCATTATATTAGACGGTGCAGAAATTGGAGAGGGTGCATTTATTGGAGCAGGAAGCCTCGTACCTCCAGGTAAGGTCATTCCTCCGAATAGTTTAGCATTAGGTCGCCCAGCCAAAGTTGTCCGTGAATTAAATGCTGAAGACAAAGAGGATATGGAACGTATCGTACGTGAATACGTAGAAAAAGGTCAATATTATAAATCCCTTCAGAAGTAA
- a CDS encoding SulP family inorganic anion transporter → MKSLFTGRFEGYSVHHVKKDVMSGIIVGIVAIPLAMSFAIASGVKPEYGIYTACIAGILISLFGGSKYQIGGPTGAFVPVLLGIVLTYGYEDLLLAGLMAGVLLCLMGIFKLGSLIKFIPRPVTVGFTAGIAVLIFTGQIANFLGLTNMERHEYFMDNIQEIVKQLGTTNVYSIFTAILCLLTIIITPKLFPKVPGALVGIVVSTLVATFFFSGQVATIATAYGQIPNSLPHFAFPPITLERLQQLIGPAFVIAMLGGIESLLSAVVADGMTNSKHNSNRELIGQGIANIVTPLFGGIPATGAIARTATNIKTGAVSPMSGIIHGVFVLVTLLLLAPYASHIPLASMAPVLMVVAWNMSERHHFSHIVKLKSGDSLVLLITFLLTVFTSLTLAVEVGLVLAVLLFAKQMSEKLVVTKVLPDHSLKGEKVQAHVVHKQHDCPQISMYTIEGPLFFGAAQMFEQTIESALHQKSKVLILRMGKVPFMDSTGEAYFSNIMDNFIAQGGTILLTGVQGDLKVALQHNGIYDKIGAQHFYQHTGEAITKAISYLDVNQCIGCQHFAFHECKDLSKTKEKKELIVQ, encoded by the coding sequence ATGAAGTCACTGTTTACAGGACGCTTTGAAGGGTATTCAGTTCATCATGTAAAGAAGGATGTAATGTCTGGAATTATTGTTGGGATTGTCGCCATTCCACTCGCCATGTCCTTTGCCATTGCATCTGGTGTGAAACCTGAGTATGGTATTTATACCGCTTGTATTGCTGGTATCCTTATTTCGCTTTTTGGTGGATCTAAATATCAAATTGGTGGGCCCACCGGAGCGTTTGTGCCGGTATTATTAGGAATTGTCCTTACTTATGGCTATGAAGATTTATTACTTGCCGGTTTAATGGCAGGGGTTCTGCTTTGCTTAATGGGTATTTTTAAGCTGGGGTCTTTAATTAAGTTTATTCCTCGCCCTGTAACAGTTGGTTTTACTGCAGGTATAGCTGTTCTTATTTTTACAGGTCAAATTGCCAATTTTTTAGGGCTAACCAATATGGAAAGACATGAATATTTTATGGACAATATACAAGAAATCGTTAAGCAGCTAGGTACGACGAATGTTTATAGTATCTTTACGGCAATCCTTTGTTTACTAACGATTATCATCACACCAAAACTTTTTCCAAAAGTTCCTGGTGCATTAGTTGGAATTGTTGTTTCAACTCTTGTGGCAACGTTCTTCTTTTCAGGACAAGTTGCCACTATTGCAACAGCCTATGGTCAAATTCCTAATTCATTACCTCATTTTGCTTTTCCTCCTATTACGTTGGAACGCTTACAACAGCTTATTGGTCCAGCGTTTGTCATTGCAATGCTAGGAGGCATAGAATCTCTGCTATCTGCTGTCGTTGCAGACGGGATGACAAATAGTAAGCATAACAGCAACCGGGAACTTATTGGGCAAGGGATTGCCAATATCGTGACGCCATTGTTTGGAGGTATACCTGCCACGGGTGCGATTGCACGTACAGCGACCAATATTAAAACAGGCGCAGTTTCTCCTATGTCAGGTATCATCCATGGTGTGTTTGTCTTAGTCACATTATTGTTATTAGCTCCATATGCGTCACACATACCGTTAGCAAGTATGGCTCCTGTGTTAATGGTAGTAGCTTGGAATATGAGTGAACGACACCATTTTTCGCATATTGTGAAGTTAAAATCTGGAGATTCACTTGTATTATTGATTACCTTTTTATTAACTGTCTTTACTAGTCTTACATTAGCAGTCGAAGTAGGGCTAGTCTTGGCTGTGCTTTTATTTGCGAAACAGATGAGTGAAAAGCTTGTTGTCACAAAAGTATTACCCGATCATTCCCTCAAAGGTGAGAAGGTGCAGGCACATGTCGTTCACAAGCAGCATGATTGTCCGCAAATTAGCATGTATACAATTGAAGGTCCACTGTTTTTTGGTGCAGCACAAATGTTTGAACAAACGATTGAAAGCGCGTTACATCAGAAATCAAAAGTTTTGATTTTACGAATGGGGAAAGTGCCCTTTATGGATTCAACTGGTGAAGCATATTTTAGCAATATCATGGATAACTTTATAGCGCAAGGTGGTACTATTTTGTTAACTGGTGTGCAAGGTGATTTAAAGGTAGCCCTGCAACACAATGGAATCTACGATAAAATAGGCGCGCAACATTTTTATCAGCACACAGGAGAAGCAATTACAAAAGCTATTAGCTATTTGGATGTAAATCAATGCATTGGATGTCAGCATTTTGCTTTTCATGAATGTAAGGATTTATCTAAAACTAAGGAAAAAAAGGAATTAATTGTTCAGTAA